A single Calypte anna isolate BGI_N300 chromosome 5A, bCalAnn1_v1.p, whole genome shotgun sequence DNA region contains:
- the GPR65 gene encoding psychosine receptor: protein MNHTAKCHDDHALDKYLFPFVYGTVMVISIPTNCISLYASCIQVKKKNELAVYLFSLSLADLLYSLILPLWIDYAWNGDNWRLSASLCQISAFLMYMNFYTSTAFLACISIDRYLALVHPLKLQHLRTRRFSVIVSVIVWLLETFLNSAILVNKDVFNDPCSFTNHTLCYEKYPLEWWQAQINLFRICSGYLVPLIILVFCYHKIYQVVRCNQATVDEEKTKVRRLILNITVTFIVCFTPYHVILLIRSIKEPYTTDPQTLQLIYKVYRITQAFTSLNCIADPILYCFVSETARTDILNLLRCCLCLQKHEEDQAKDHAVCTSATKSSALITYRTPCEMETVKNA, encoded by the coding sequence ATGAACCACACTGCTAAGTGCCATGATGATCACGCCCTGGATAAGTACCTGTTTCCATTTGTATATGGCACTGTGATGGTGATCAGCATTCCCACCAACTGCATATCCCTCTATGCATCTTGCAttcaagtgaagaaaaagaatgagtTAGCAGTCTACCTCTTCAGCCTATCCCTGGCTGACCTTTTGTACTCTCTGATTCTGCCTCTGTGGATTGATTATGCCTGGAATGGAGATAACTGGAGGCTCTCAGCCTCACTTTGTCAGATTTCTGCCTTCCTTATGTATATGAATTTCTACACGAGCACTGCATTCCTTGCTTGCATCTCTATTGACAGGTACTTGGCATTAGTTCACCCCTTGAAGCTCCAGCACTTGCGCACAAGAAGATTTTCAGTGATTGTCAGTGTAATTGTTTGGCTTCTGGAAACTTTTTTAAACTCAGCCATCTTGGTGAACAAAGACGTATTCAATGATCCTTGCAGTTTCACTAATCATACGTTGTGCTATGAAAAATACCCCCTGGAATGGTGGCAAGCTCAGATAAATTTGTTCCGGATATGCTCAGGGTACCTGGTCCCTTTGATAATCCTCGTGTTTTGCTACCATAAAATCTACCAAGTAGTGAGGTGTAACCAAGCCACAGTAGATGAAGAGAAGACAAAAGTGAGGAGACTTATTCTGAATATCACAGTTACTTTCATTGTTTGCTTTACACCTTATCACGTTATACTGCTTATTCGCAGCATCAAAGAACCTTACACCACTGACCCACAGACTTTGCAGCTGATATATAAGGTGTACAGAATCACACAGGCCTTCACAAGTTTGAATTGCATTGCTGATCCAATTCTTTACTGCTTTGTGAGTGAAACTGCACGAACAGACATACTGAATTTGCTCAGGTGTTGCTTGTGCCTACAAAAGCATGAGGAAGACCAAGCTAAAGACCACGCTGTGTGCACTTCTGCTACAAAAAGCAGTGCTCTGATCACTTACAGAACTCCCTGTGAAATGGAGACTGTCAAAAATGCCTGA